One Candidatus Paracaedimonas acanthamoebae DNA segment encodes these proteins:
- a CDS encoding LysR family transcriptional regulator: protein MDLEKLRIFYVVAKAGSFSKASKVLHISQSALSRSVQLFEYREKVSLLKRTSKGLMLTEKGERLYNFAHHFIHEAECIINCLKNNDAYGELKIVTSPHMGASWLMSYLREYLELHSEVRITIVGVTEKINTVEADVAICTKVPHQPGLIQHYLKSFHLGLWASPCYLEKHGIPKTLESLKEHQMLAYGDDILSPYGHLSWALELGAPPYLIDRPFLKINSLEGLINAAQEGLGIAQISGELPSIKNSNLVNVLPHLNVPLIDLYYVYKENKSDSKRITSLRDFLEHKMRKERISL from the coding sequence ATGGATTTAGAAAAATTAAGAATATTCTATGTGGTAGCCAAGGCTGGCAGTTTCAGTAAAGCGTCTAAAGTTCTTCATATAAGTCAGTCAGCTTTAAGTCGTTCCGTGCAGCTTTTTGAATATCGAGAAAAAGTTTCCCTTTTAAAAAGAACTTCAAAAGGATTGATGTTGACGGAAAAAGGAGAGAGGCTTTATAATTTTGCTCATCATTTTATTCATGAAGCAGAATGTATTATTAATTGTTTGAAAAATAATGATGCTTATGGAGAATTGAAGATTGTTACTTCGCCTCATATGGGCGCTTCTTGGTTGATGAGTTATCTTCGAGAGTATCTAGAGCTTCATTCAGAAGTTCGTATTACAATTGTTGGAGTTACAGAGAAAATAAATACAGTTGAAGCAGATGTTGCCATATGCACTAAAGTCCCACATCAACCGGGTCTTATTCAACATTATCTTAAGTCTTTTCATCTGGGGTTATGGGCAAGTCCTTGTTATCTTGAAAAGCATGGGATTCCAAAAACACTAGAATCTCTAAAAGAGCATCAAATGTTGGCTTATGGAGATGATATTTTAAGTCCGTATGGTCATTTGTCTTGGGCTTTAGAGCTTGGAGCGCCACCTTATCTAATTGATCGACCTTTCCTAAAAATCAATAGTTTAGAAGGATTGATAAATGCAGCACAAGAAGGACTTGGTATCGCTCAAATCTCGGGAGAACTCCCAAGTATAAAAAATTCTAATCTTGTTAATGTATTGCCTCACTTAAATGTTCCCCTTATCGATTTATATTATGTTTATAAAGAGAATAAAAGTGATTCAAAGCGCATTACTTCTTTGAGAGATTTTCTTGAGCATAAAATGAGGAAAGAACGAATTTCTTTATAA
- a CDS encoding BolA family transcriptional regulator, with amino-acid sequence MPMRAEDIIDLIKQEIPDANVQLKSLVADQDHYAAIVTSSSFEGKTKIQQHQMVYKALQGRMGGELHALSLKTQVPHSV; translated from the coding sequence ATGCCTATGCGTGCTGAGGACATTATTGATTTAATTAAGCAAGAGATTCCTGATGCGAATGTGCAATTAAAATCATTAGTCGCAGATCAAGATCATTATGCTGCAATTGTGACATCTTCTTCATTCGAAGGGAAAACAAAGATACAACAGCATCAAATGGTTTATAAGGCGCTTCAAGGTCGAATGGGGGGAGAACTTCATGCTTTGAGCCTAAAAACACAAGTGCCTCATTCTGTATAA
- the grxD gene encoding Grx4 family monothiol glutaredoxin, producing MTAIFETIQDHLNTYPIVLYMKGTKRAPLCGFSGTVVQILSRLGAEFHDVNVLEDLEIRQGIKDFTNWPTIPQLYIQGEFIGGADIVREMYESGDLKSLLEEKGIVIVNT from the coding sequence ATGACAGCTATTTTTGAAACCATCCAGGATCACCTTAATACGTACCCCATTGTATTGTATATGAAAGGCACAAAAAGAGCACCTCTTTGTGGTTTTTCAGGTACCGTTGTCCAGATTTTAAGTCGCTTAGGAGCTGAATTCCATGATGTGAATGTGCTTGAAGATCTAGAAATTCGTCAAGGAATAAAAGACTTTACAAATTGGCCAACTATTCCACAACTCTATATTCAAGGCGAATTTATTGGGGGAGCTGATATTGTTCGTGAGATGTATGAATCTGGTGACCTAAAATCGCTTTTAGAAGAAAAAGGTATTGTGATAGTAAATACTTGA